From the genome of Arthrobacter alpinus, one region includes:
- a CDS encoding fumarate reductase/succinate dehydrogenase flavoprotein subunit, with translation MADLFTVGGPIHDTKAPTGPLPDRWAARRFEAKLINPANRRKLSVIVVGTGLAGASAAATLGEAGYQVKSFCYQDSARRAHSIAAQGGINAAKDYRNDGDSVRRLFYDTVKGGDYRSRESNVYRLAEVSSAIIDQCVAQGVPFARDYGGLLDTRSFGGVQVSRTFYARGQTGQQLLLGAYQALERQAAAGTVEVNTRHEMLDLIVVDGRAVGVVVRDLVSGELETHLADAVVLASGGYGNAYYLSTNAMGCNTTAIWRAHRRGALFANPSFTQIHPTCIPVSGEHQSKLTLMSESLRNDGRIWVPATAGDPRPPQDIPEVERDYYLERAYPAFGNLVPRDVASRAAKNQCDAGRGVGPGGRGVYLDLSDAIARLGRATIEEKYGNLLDMYQKITDEDPYAGPMRIYPAVHYTMGGLWVDYDLESSIPGLFVIGEANFSDHGANRLGASALMQGLADGYFILPNTIGDYLAKSRPSDVLQESHPEVAATVEAVRERLAFLLAIAGERTVDSFHKELGTILWEYCGMERNADGLVHAVGLIRALQAEFWSNLKVTGVNEELNQTLERAGRVADFFGLAELMCIDALHREESCGSHFRTESQTGDGEALRDDAGFAYVAAWEFDGDDAPPRLHKEQLEYHFVALTQRSYK, from the coding sequence ATGGCCGATTTATTTACGGTGGGCGGGCCCATCCACGACACGAAGGCACCCACGGGGCCGCTGCCGGATCGTTGGGCGGCACGGCGCTTCGAGGCGAAGCTGATCAACCCTGCCAACCGCCGCAAGCTCTCCGTGATTGTAGTCGGCACGGGTCTTGCCGGCGCCTCGGCCGCGGCAACGCTCGGCGAGGCCGGCTACCAAGTCAAGAGCTTCTGCTACCAGGACAGCGCCCGGCGCGCGCACAGCATTGCAGCCCAGGGCGGCATCAACGCAGCCAAGGACTACCGCAACGACGGCGACAGCGTCCGGCGCCTGTTTTACGACACCGTAAAGGGCGGCGACTACCGCTCCCGCGAATCCAATGTGTACCGATTGGCCGAGGTCAGCTCGGCCATCATCGACCAGTGCGTGGCTCAGGGCGTGCCCTTTGCCCGCGACTACGGCGGCCTGTTGGACACGCGCTCCTTCGGGGGCGTCCAGGTCTCGCGCACCTTCTACGCCCGCGGGCAAACCGGCCAGCAGTTGCTGCTGGGCGCCTACCAGGCACTGGAACGGCAGGCCGCGGCCGGCACGGTGGAGGTCAACACCCGCCACGAAATGCTGGACTTGATCGTGGTGGACGGCAGGGCTGTTGGGGTGGTGGTCCGGGACCTGGTCAGCGGTGAGTTGGAAACCCACCTGGCCGACGCCGTCGTGCTCGCCTCGGGCGGCTACGGCAACGCCTATTACCTCTCCACCAACGCCATGGGCTGCAACACGACGGCGATCTGGCGCGCCCACCGCAGGGGTGCCCTGTTCGCGAACCCCAGCTTCACCCAAATCCATCCCACCTGTATCCCCGTCAGCGGCGAGCACCAGTCGAAGCTGACGCTCATGAGTGAATCACTGCGCAACGACGGCCGGATCTGGGTGCCCGCCACGGCCGGGGACCCGCGCCCGCCGCAGGACATCCCGGAGGTCGAGCGCGACTATTATTTGGAGCGCGCCTACCCGGCCTTCGGTAACCTGGTGCCCCGCGACGTCGCCTCACGGGCCGCCAAGAACCAGTGCGACGCCGGACGCGGCGTGGGACCCGGGGGCCGCGGCGTGTACCTGGATCTGTCCGACGCAATCGCCCGCCTGGGCCGGGCCACGATCGAGGAGAAATACGGCAACCTGCTGGACATGTACCAAAAGATCACCGACGAGGACCCCTACGCCGGTCCCATGCGCATTTACCCGGCCGTGCACTACACCATGGGCGGGCTGTGGGTGGACTACGATCTGGAAAGCTCCATCCCGGGCTTGTTTGTCATCGGCGAGGCGAACTTCTCCGACCACGGCGCCAACCGGCTCGGCGCCAGCGCCCTCATGCAGGGACTGGCCGACGGCTACTTTATCCTGCCCAACACCATCGGCGACTATTTGGCTAAAAGCCGGCCCTCCGACGTCTTGCAGGAAAGCCATCCGGAAGTGGCGGCAACGGTGGAGGCCGTCCGCGAGCGCCTGGCCTTTTTGTTGGCGATTGCTGGCGAGCGCACCGTTGACTCCTTCCACAAGGAGCTTGGCACCATCTTGTGGGAGTACTGCGGGATGGAGCGCAACGCGGACGGGTTGGTGCACGCCGTCGGGCTCATCCGGGCGCTTCAGGCGGAGTTTTGGTCCAATCTGAAAGTCACCGGCGTCAATGAGGAACTGAACCAAACGCTGGAGCGCGCCGGGCGGGTGGCGGATTTCTTTGGGCTGGCCGAGCTCATGTGCATCGATGCGCTGCACCGCGAAGAATCCTGTGGCAGTCACTTCCGCACGGAGAGCCAGACCGGCGACGGCGAGGCGCTGCGTGACGATGCCGGGTTCGCCTATGTGGCGGCGTGGGAGTTCGACGGCGATGACGCCCCGCCCAGGCTGCACAAGGAACAGCTGGAGTACCACTTCGTGGCACTGACGCAGAGGAGCTACAAGTGA
- a CDS encoding succinate dehydrogenase/fumarate reductase iron-sulfur subunit, whose amino-acid sequence MNITLRIWRQHDADSPGRMIAYPVEGVSADMSFLEMLDVLNETLTLDGQEPVAFDHDCREGVCGMCSLAIDGVAHGPEALTTTCQLYMRHFSDGDVIDVEPWHAESFPVVRDLIVDRSALDRIIAAGGYISAPTGSAPDAAATLVPKAAADRAFDAATCIGCGACVAACPNGSAMLFTGAKATHLGALPQGQPERGARALAMVAAHDEEGFGGCTQIGECTAVCPAGIPLDMISRLNADVLSALRSPSP is encoded by the coding sequence GTGAATATCACCTTGCGTATTTGGCGCCAGCACGACGCCGACTCCCCCGGCCGGATGATCGCCTACCCGGTCGAGGGCGTAAGTGCCGACATGTCATTTTTGGAGATGCTGGATGTGCTCAATGAGACGCTCACCCTTGACGGGCAGGAGCCTGTGGCGTTTGACCACGACTGCCGCGAGGGTGTGTGCGGCATGTGCTCGCTGGCGATCGACGGCGTGGCCCACGGCCCCGAGGCCCTGACCACCACCTGCCAGCTGTACATGCGCCACTTCAGCGACGGTGACGTGATAGACGTCGAACCCTGGCATGCGGAGTCCTTCCCGGTGGTGCGGGACTTGATCGTGGACCGCAGTGCCCTTGACCGGATCATCGCGGCCGGCGGGTACATCAGCGCCCCCACCGGCTCGGCACCGGACGCCGCCGCCACACTGGTGCCCAAGGCAGCCGCGGACCGGGCGTTCGACGCCGCCACCTGCATTGGCTGCGGCGCGTGTGTGGCTGCGTGCCCCAATGGCTCGGCCATGTTGTTCACGGGCGCCAAGGCCACGCATTTGGGTGCGCTGCCGCAGGGCCAGCCGGAGCGGGGCGCCCGGGCTTTGGCCATGGTGGCCGCCCACGATGAGGAGGGCTTCGGCGGATGCACGCAGATTGGCGAATGCACGGCCGTGTGCCCAGCCGGCATCCCGCTGGATATGATCTCGCGGCTCAACGCTGACGTGCTCTCCGCCCTGCGCTCCCCCAGCCCCTGA
- a CDS encoding VOC family protein, whose amino-acid sequence MTATDSFPNGAPCWVETLQPDPDAAVAFYSELMGWTFDDAEPCGYRVARFNGRRVAGIGQAPAMLDRGAWVTYVLVGDLNKTIEEVNEATGSVLAGPLEGQNGERTALFADPSGAVFGARQGNPATVAEVVDAPGAWQMSALHTPDLRGAQTFYGRIFGWQIEPMPESGISLWRLAGSTRRAADPTLPDDVVGVAVEADPAGGVPPHWAVNIQVLDADDLATRVVELGGSMLMPPTDTPGFRNAVLTDPNGGVLAISQVIIQAE is encoded by the coding sequence GTGACCGCTACCGATTCATTCCCAAACGGGGCGCCGTGTTGGGTTGAGACACTTCAACCGGACCCTGACGCCGCGGTGGCCTTCTACAGCGAGCTGATGGGCTGGACATTCGACGACGCGGAACCGTGTGGCTACCGCGTCGCCCGGTTCAACGGACGACGCGTGGCCGGCATCGGGCAGGCTCCGGCCATGCTCGATCGCGGTGCTTGGGTGACGTACGTCCTGGTGGGTGACCTTAACAAGACCATAGAAGAGGTAAACGAGGCCACCGGCTCCGTGCTGGCAGGTCCACTAGAGGGCCAGAATGGTGAGCGTACCGCCTTGTTCGCCGATCCAAGCGGTGCAGTATTCGGGGCGCGCCAAGGCAATCCGGCAACCGTGGCCGAAGTTGTCGATGCACCAGGAGCCTGGCAGATGAGTGCGCTGCACACACCCGATCTCAGGGGCGCCCAAACTTTTTACGGCAGAATTTTCGGCTGGCAGATCGAGCCAATGCCTGAATCCGGAATCAGTCTGTGGCGCCTGGCTGGCAGCACACGTCGGGCAGCCGACCCGACGCTGCCCGATGACGTGGTCGGGGTCGCTGTAGAAGCTGACCCGGCGGGCGGTGTGCCACCCCATTGGGCGGTCAACATACAAGTCCTTGACGCCGATGATCTTGCCACCCGTGTCGTCGAGCTTGGCGGATCGATGCTCATGCCACCGACCGACACTCCAGGCTTCCGCAACGCCGTGCTGACCGACCCGAACGGCGGTGTCCTCGCTATCAGCCAGGTCATCATTCAGGCTGAATAG
- the pdhA gene encoding pyruvate dehydrogenase (acetyl-transferring) E1 component subunit alpha, with translation MAERRKPAAARGKETAATAKKTDAVERFPAGEPPERLLGYYADMVLIRKFELSADQMYKRAKIGGYCHLNLGEEATVVGLMEALAPSDYLFTNYRDHGYALMRGMTPGAVMAELFGKSTGVSKGRGGSMHMFDTATRMLGGYGIVGGQLPPATGAALALTYRGRPGPDAEVVMCQMGDGTTNIGAFHESLNLAAVWNLPIVYVIVNNRLGMGTTVEAAAGEPELYKRGCSYRIPGERVDGTDVVAVREGAQRALDRARLERKPALLEVMSYRLRGHSVVDPARYRSASDLEIAQSADPLPLMRRRLLAAGMMDEAQAQDIEAEADKKVAAAVAFADSSPDPTPDQLFDYAYASPVANASHALPGDPVAVIP, from the coding sequence ATGGCGGAACGACGGAAACCGGCAGCGGCGCGAGGAAAAGAGACGGCTGCTACGGCCAAAAAAACGGACGCAGTGGAACGTTTCCCCGCAGGCGAACCCCCGGAACGCCTGCTGGGCTACTACGCTGACATGGTCCTGATCCGCAAGTTCGAGCTCAGCGCAGATCAGATGTACAAACGCGCGAAGATCGGCGGCTACTGCCACCTGAACCTGGGCGAGGAGGCCACCGTCGTCGGGCTGATGGAGGCGTTGGCGCCCAGCGACTACCTGTTCACCAACTACCGTGACCATGGGTACGCATTGATGCGCGGCATGACCCCAGGTGCGGTGATGGCGGAGCTGTTCGGCAAGTCAACCGGGGTGTCCAAGGGCAGGGGAGGATCAATGCACATGTTTGACACAGCAACCCGGATGTTGGGCGGCTACGGCATCGTCGGTGGCCAGCTGCCCCCGGCCACCGGCGCAGCACTGGCCCTGACCTACCGCGGCCGGCCGGGCCCAGACGCCGAGGTCGTCATGTGCCAGATGGGGGACGGCACCACCAACATCGGGGCGTTTCACGAATCCCTGAACCTCGCCGCCGTCTGGAACCTGCCCATCGTGTATGTGATCGTGAACAACCGCCTGGGCATGGGAACCACCGTCGAGGCCGCCGCAGGGGAACCGGAGTTGTACAAACGAGGCTGTTCCTACCGAATTCCCGGTGAGCGGGTAGACGGCACCGATGTGGTGGCCGTACGCGAAGGCGCCCAGCGTGCGCTGGACCGTGCACGGTTGGAACGAAAGCCGGCGCTTCTGGAGGTCATGAGCTACCGGTTGCGGGGTCACTCGGTGGTAGACCCGGCCCGGTACCGCTCAGCGTCGGACCTCGAAATTGCCCAGTCCGCAGACCCACTCCCGCTGATGCGCCGGCGCCTACTGGCTGCGGGCATGATGGACGAGGCCCAGGCACAGGACATCGAGGCGGAAGCGGACAAAAAGGTTGCCGCCGCCGTCGCGTTTGCCGATTCAAGCCCGGACCCCACCCCGGACCAGCTCTTCGACTACGCCTACGCCAGCCCGGTCGCGAATGCCTCCCATGCCTTGCCCGGTGACCCCGTGGCGGTGATCCCATGA
- a CDS encoding recombinase family protein, producing the protein MSTEEQDLTARRDALTALGVEPEGVYFDHGCTGRNKNRAGLREALAACRAGDTFVVTKLDRLARSVRDAHETSGDLASREGMKVAKANGRLRGKQPKLTVKQEAHLLELHDAGEYTMTEMAELFSISRSTIYRAVERGQRRAAEPLRS; encoded by the coding sequence GTGTCCACGGAAGAGCAAGACCTCACCGCCCGGCGTGACGCCCTGACAGCCCTCGGCGTTGAACCCGAAGGCGTGTATTTTGATCATGGCTGTACCGGCAGAAACAAGAATCGCGCCGGACTTCGCGAAGCCCTCGCCGCGTGCCGGGCCGGAGACACGTTCGTCGTTACCAAGCTCGACCGCCTGGCCCGTTCCGTCCGGGATGCCCACGAAACATCCGGCGACCTCGCCAGCCGCGAAGGAATGAAGGTCGCCAAGGCCAACGGCCGACTCCGGGGAAAACAGCCAAAACTCACCGTGAAACAAGAAGCCCACCTCCTGGAACTGCACGATGCGGGGGAATACACCATGACCGAAATGGCCGAACTATTCTCCATCAGCCGATCCACCATCTACCGGGCCGTTGAACGCGGACAACGCAGGGCAGCCGAACCACTACGCTCCTGA
- a CDS encoding Clp protease N-terminal domain-containing protein, whose translation MSGSTMFGNYTDSARRAVVMAREESRFIHDSYIGPEHLLLGLLHTYPNTVQTALGVSPEEVRDALVGFVPSGPPDTSASFPFTRESLDALKTAQRTARELHSDHVGIKHLLFGVLSVHGHRLDRALVDAGADRDSAQTRVMAALTQG comes from the coding sequence ATGAGCGGTTCGACGATGTTTGGGAACTACACCGACAGTGCCCGGCGGGCGGTGGTCATGGCTCGGGAAGAGTCAAGGTTTATACATGACTCGTACATCGGTCCCGAGCATCTACTATTGGGGCTTTTGCACACTTATCCGAACACGGTACAGACGGCGCTGGGCGTCTCGCCGGAGGAAGTGCGTGATGCGTTAGTAGGTTTTGTCCCCTCGGGTCCGCCAGACACCTCAGCATCATTCCCATTCACCCGCGAGTCTCTGGACGCCCTCAAGACAGCGCAGCGCACCGCGCGGGAGCTGCATTCCGATCACGTCGGGATCAAGCACCTCTTGTTCGGGGTGCTGAGTGTCCATGGCCACCGCCTGGATCGGGCACTTGTAGATGCGGGAGCGGATCGAGACAGTGCGCAAACGCGGGTAATGGCGGCGCTTACGCAGGGGTGA
- a CDS encoding alpha-ketoacid dehydrogenase subunit beta: MTSEQTTNTVITYRQALHDALRNELARDKNVILLGEEIGIFEGSYKITAGLLAEFGPERVRDTPIAEEGFVGAAIGAAMLGMRPVVEIMTLNFSLIAMDQIVNHAAKIYGMFGGQTPVPMVIRMPGGGGQQLAATHSQNLEVWFAHVPGLKVVAPSNPADAKALLLASIRDNDPVIFLENLSLYNTKGEVPNVEHVAEIGKAAVAREGTDLTVISYSRATTVALEVARQLAGEGISIEVVDLRSLRPLDRETVCASVRKTSLAVVLEDDWLSYGIGAEISATLMEGAFDYLDAPVRRVAAAEVPLPYAKPLELAALPDANDLIKVIRELLDATGFTPAAAEPLDSAI, encoded by the coding sequence ATGACCAGCGAGCAGACCACCAACACCGTCATCACCTACCGTCAGGCACTGCACGACGCCCTCCGGAACGAACTGGCCCGGGACAAGAACGTGATCCTGTTGGGCGAGGAGATTGGGATCTTCGAGGGATCCTACAAGATTACCGCCGGCCTCCTGGCCGAATTCGGGCCCGAACGGGTGCGCGATACGCCCATCGCGGAAGAGGGCTTCGTCGGGGCCGCGATCGGCGCCGCCATGCTGGGCATGCGTCCGGTGGTGGAAATCATGACCCTGAACTTCAGCCTGATTGCGATGGACCAGATCGTCAATCATGCGGCCAAAATTTACGGCATGTTCGGCGGCCAAACGCCGGTTCCCATGGTGATCCGGATGCCCGGCGGTGGCGGCCAGCAGCTGGCCGCCACGCACTCACAGAACCTTGAGGTCTGGTTCGCGCACGTCCCCGGGCTGAAGGTGGTTGCACCCTCCAACCCGGCCGACGCCAAGGCCCTGCTACTGGCCTCGATCCGGGACAATGACCCGGTGATCTTCCTGGAAAACCTGTCTCTGTACAACACCAAGGGCGAGGTGCCCAACGTCGAACACGTAGCAGAGATCGGCAAGGCAGCCGTGGCACGGGAAGGGACAGACCTGACGGTGATCTCCTACTCCCGCGCCACCACGGTGGCCCTGGAAGTGGCACGCCAGCTCGCCGGTGAAGGCATCTCCATCGAGGTAGTGGACCTGCGCAGCCTGCGCCCGCTGGACCGGGAAACGGTCTGCGCATCCGTCCGCAAGACCAGCCTGGCCGTGGTCCTAGAGGATGACTGGCTCAGCTACGGCATTGGCGCGGAAATCTCCGCCACCCTCATGGAAGGGGCCTTTGACTACCTGGATGCGCCGGTTCGCCGCGTGGCAGCGGCAGAAGTTCCCTTGCCCTACGCCAAACCGCTCGAACTGGCGGCGCTGCCGGATGCGAACGACCTGATCAAGGTCATCCGCGAACTCCTCGACGCCACCGGCTTCACCCCGGCCGCAGCCGAGCCCCTTGACTCTGCCATCTGA
- a CDS encoding dihydrolipoamide acetyltransferase family protein — protein MPEVVMPRLSDTMEEGVLSRWLKKEGDTVRQGDVLGEIDTDKATMELESFEDGILEKLLVPEGTTVAIGQPLAVIGDGSGTARPEAEAAVSASASSVPSTPRASAPPVPKPTPAQPASSPAPASADARPDASTRRLLSSPLARREAVRHGLDPTTITGTGPGGRIVRADVEAAIAAAETEQPPVEEEPQSTGRGTQPDQPPSSAQASVEIPLTQMRKVTAQRLTESAEAPHFYLTVVVGVDALFRFRSEVNERFADQDVKVSVTDLLVRACAVTLRHHPQVNSSWAGDKILAHQRINIGVAVALDEGLMVPVVTGADDKSLNTIAAQTQSLAEKARSGTLKLNEFSGGTFTISNLGMFGIDNFTAVINPPEAAILAVGAATDEPYVQDGELRSRRVMKITMTSDHRVLDGAIAAAFLSELKRTLEDPLRIVI, from the coding sequence ATGCCCGAAGTAGTCATGCCCAGGCTTTCCGACACGATGGAGGAAGGGGTACTGAGCCGGTGGCTCAAAAAGGAAGGGGACACGGTCCGGCAAGGTGACGTGCTCGGCGAGATCGACACCGACAAGGCCACGATGGAGCTGGAGAGCTTCGAGGACGGAATCTTGGAGAAGCTGCTGGTGCCGGAGGGCACCACGGTGGCTATCGGCCAGCCCCTGGCCGTGATTGGAGACGGCAGCGGCACGGCCCGCCCGGAAGCTGAGGCTGCGGTTTCGGCGTCTGCCAGCAGCGTCCCTTCCACCCCGAGGGCTTCTGCCCCGCCCGTGCCAAAGCCCACCCCGGCCCAGCCCGCGTCGAGTCCGGCCCCTGCATCTGCCGATGCACGGCCGGACGCCAGCACGCGGAGGCTGCTCAGCTCTCCCCTGGCCCGACGCGAGGCTGTCCGGCACGGACTGGACCCTACAACGATCACCGGGACAGGTCCCGGCGGGCGGATTGTGCGCGCGGATGTGGAAGCCGCCATAGCCGCGGCCGAAACGGAGCAGCCACCGGTTGAAGAAGAGCCGCAGTCGACGGGCCGCGGCACCCAGCCTGACCAGCCGCCGTCGTCCGCTCAGGCCTCAGTGGAGATCCCGCTGACCCAGATGCGCAAGGTGACAGCTCAGCGGCTCACCGAAAGCGCGGAAGCGCCGCACTTCTACCTGACCGTGGTGGTGGGCGTCGATGCTCTGTTCCGTTTCCGGAGCGAGGTCAATGAACGGTTCGCGGACCAAGACGTCAAGGTCAGCGTGACAGACCTGCTGGTGCGGGCGTGCGCCGTCACACTCAGGCACCACCCGCAAGTGAACTCCTCGTGGGCCGGAGACAAGATTCTGGCACACCAACGAATCAACATTGGTGTGGCGGTGGCCCTGGACGAAGGTCTGATGGTCCCTGTCGTCACCGGCGCCGATGACAAGAGCCTTAACACGATTGCGGCACAGACGCAGTCTCTGGCGGAAAAGGCCCGCTCCGGGACACTGAAGCTGAACGAATTCAGCGGCGGAACGTTCACCATCAGCAACCTGGGCATGTTCGGCATCGACAACTTCACTGCGGTCATCAACCCACCGGAGGCAGCCATCCTCGCCGTGGGGGCCGCCACGGATGAACCATACGTACAGGACGGGGAACTGCGCAGCCGGCGCGTCATGAAAATCACCATGACCTCAGACCACAGGGTGCTGGACGGGGCCATCGCGGCGGCATTCCTCAGCGAGTTGAAGCGGACACTGGAGGATCCACTGCGGATCGTCATCTGA
- a CDS encoding molybdopterin-dependent oxidoreductase, which yields MDPLPNGQHEPAAEIGAGGTRKSFRDELDSTRYTVVDEDWAGGVPAQYGVAPRVRIGPGEGSGRGSGKWFNLLWLIPIGLLLLIIGIAVAKGIRELPAVQGFMVRYPGTSELPGNAPVGFPSWLGWQHFLNLFLMIFIIRSGLTILSDHPRLYWTRHSTPGKEWFRIQKPVPTDPLYTAKQDSITLPAGVGLPGRRHSIGLARWWHLGIDTLWLLNGIIFYILIFSTGQWMRLVPLSWDVFPNSLSVAIQYLSLDWPLETGWVNYNGLQLLAYFITVFIAAPAALITGLGMSPALSTRFKTVSTVFSIQVARSLHFLVLCWFILFILIHVTLVMTTGALRNLNHMYASQDNESWTGFWIFAASMVVVIVAWVAATPFTYRHPRVVQKVGFALIGPAQRLFEHIDSKPGQYTKKDISAYFWHNGKYPETQEYKDLESGNFANYKLRINGLVENPIEVDMEQLRALPHHEQITQHFCIQGWSGVAKWGGVSMQTILELAKPKPEAKWVIFYSFAAGPDGGIYYDAQPIEQMSYKLTMLAYDMNEETLSFGHGAPLRLRNETQLGFKLVKWIKGIEFVEDFDDVGGGLGGYNNDHEFFGYRQSI from the coding sequence ATGGACCCGCTACCGAACGGCCAGCACGAACCCGCAGCAGAGATTGGGGCGGGCGGAACGAGGAAGAGTTTTCGTGACGAGCTCGACAGCACGAGGTACACCGTGGTGGACGAGGACTGGGCCGGAGGTGTCCCCGCCCAGTACGGTGTTGCCCCGCGGGTCAGGATTGGGCCCGGCGAGGGCAGCGGGCGCGGCAGCGGCAAGTGGTTCAACCTACTCTGGCTGATCCCCATCGGTTTATTGCTGCTGATCATCGGCATCGCCGTTGCCAAGGGTATCCGCGAACTGCCCGCCGTACAGGGCTTTATGGTCCGCTACCCCGGCACCTCTGAACTCCCTGGCAATGCACCTGTCGGGTTTCCGTCCTGGCTGGGCTGGCAACACTTCCTGAACCTGTTCCTGATGATCTTCATCATCCGATCAGGACTCACCATCCTCTCCGACCACCCCCGCCTGTACTGGACCCGGCATTCAACACCGGGCAAGGAATGGTTCCGCATCCAAAAGCCGGTACCCACGGACCCGCTGTATACCGCGAAGCAGGATTCCATCACACTGCCTGCTGGCGTGGGCCTACCCGGCCGCCGCCACTCCATCGGCCTGGCCCGGTGGTGGCATCTGGGCATTGACACGCTGTGGCTGCTCAACGGCATCATCTTTTACATCCTGATCTTCTCCACCGGCCAATGGATGCGGCTGGTGCCGTTGAGCTGGGATGTGTTCCCCAACTCCCTCTCGGTCGCCATCCAGTACCTGTCCCTGGACTGGCCGCTGGAAACCGGCTGGGTCAACTACAACGGCCTGCAGCTACTGGCCTATTTCATCACAGTGTTCATCGCCGCACCCGCCGCCCTCATCACAGGACTTGGCATGTCCCCGGCCCTCTCCACCCGCTTCAAGACCGTCAGTACCGTCTTCAGCATCCAGGTGGCCCGCTCCCTACACTTCCTGGTGCTCTGTTGGTTCATCTTGTTCATCCTCATCCACGTCACGCTGGTGATGACCACAGGGGCCCTGCGCAACCTCAACCACATGTACGCCTCCCAGGACAACGAGTCATGGACGGGCTTCTGGATTTTCGCAGCCTCCATGGTGGTGGTGATCGTTGCCTGGGTGGCAGCCACACCCTTCACCTACCGGCATCCTCGAGTGGTGCAAAAGGTCGGCTTCGCCCTGATCGGCCCGGCCCAGCGCCTCTTTGAACACATTGATTCAAAGCCCGGCCAATACACCAAGAAGGACATCTCCGCGTACTTTTGGCACAACGGAAAATACCCTGAAACCCAGGAATACAAGGACCTGGAAAGCGGCAATTTCGCCAACTACAAGCTGCGCATCAACGGCCTCGTCGAAAACCCGATAGAAGTGGACATGGAACAGCTGCGTGCCCTGCCCCACCATGAACAGATCACCCAGCACTTCTGCATCCAGGGCTGGTCCGGCGTCGCCAAATGGGGTGGAGTCTCCATGCAAACCATCCTCGAGCTCGCCAAGCCCAAGCCGGAGGCAAAATGGGTGATCTTCTACTCCTTCGCTGCCGGGCCCGACGGCGGCATCTACTACGACGCCCAACCCATCGAGCAGATGAGCTACAAACTGACCATGCTGGCCTACGACATGAACGAGGAAACGCTCTCCTTCGGACACGGCGCACCGCTTCGGCTGCGCAACGAGACCCAGCTCGGATTCAAACTCGTCAAATGGATCAAGGGCATCGAATTCGTCGAGGACTTCGACGACGTCGGAGGCGGACTAGGCGGCTACAACAACGATCACGAGTTCTTCGGCTACCGTCAATCCATCTGA
- a CDS encoding CBS domain-containing protein has translation METRIPTTAGGIMSHPVVTVTPGLEVAAVAALLHEHRIAGVPVVDPEGHVLGLVSEYDLLAKTGTTAAEIMTTAVISVSPDTAIADVRHLLVSQRIGRLPVLTSGRLAGIISRGDLVALLATEWVCGVCGEPARGENPPATCPKCGGASFTLQEQPPGP, from the coding sequence ATGGAAACAAGGATTCCCACCACCGCCGGTGGGATCATGAGCCATCCCGTTGTGACCGTTACGCCCGGGCTGGAGGTGGCCGCCGTCGCGGCACTGTTGCATGAGCACCGGATCGCCGGGGTGCCCGTGGTGGACCCGGAGGGCCACGTTTTGGGGCTGGTCAGCGAATATGACCTGCTGGCCAAGACCGGGACCACGGCTGCAGAAATCATGACCACCGCGGTGATCAGTGTCAGCCCGGACACGGCCATCGCCGACGTCCGCCACCTGCTGGTCAGCCAACGCATCGGCCGGCTGCCGGTACTCACCAGCGGGCGCCTAGCCGGCATCATCAGCCGCGGCGATCTGGTGGCGCTGCTTGCCACCGAATGGGTGTGCGGTGTCTGCGGCGAACCCGCGCGCGGGGAGAACCCGCCGGCCACCTGCCCCAAATGCGGCGGGGCCAGCTTCACACTGCAGGAGCAGCCCCCCGGCCCGTGA